From Candidatus Methylopumilus planktonicus, a single genomic window includes:
- a CDS encoding DUF4340 domain-containing protein — translation MKNKWLINIILLVMVLSISLFLFLKPTKIKQTKQFSISTFNLSDFDSIKIDFPSRASVILKKSSESWDMIEPVKGRADQFSVQKIISIVATSSSEKLPSNDLAKYGLDKPTMKLKLIHKGQEEEFIFGTYNSVTEDQYLLYKENVYLISGSYSEAAATQPIELIDKLPLTKSEEIKYFDFSRLEQWQSKRLKVTRNNNEWSANEGSQFKQNEMAEWFDMTWVKNPAKSVEKSSIDLRVPYKSFDIHTIDGKKITFLRLQESPETKLYRVDEGLLYNFGSDIGFTMMNPPIEHSKK, via the coding sequence ATGAAAAATAAGTGGTTAATTAATATTATCTTGTTGGTGATGGTCTTATCGATATCACTTTTCTTATTTCTTAAGCCTACCAAGATAAAGCAAACAAAACAATTTTCAATTAGCACATTTAATTTAAGTGATTTTGATTCAATAAAGATAGATTTTCCATCTAGAGCATCAGTAATCCTCAAAAAATCTTCTGAGTCATGGGATATGATTGAACCTGTAAAAGGTCGAGCAGATCAATTTTCAGTACAGAAAATTATTTCCATCGTAGCAACATCAAGCAGCGAAAAATTACCTTCAAACGATCTAGCCAAATACGGTTTAGATAAACCTACGATGAAATTAAAATTGATTCATAAGGGGCAGGAAGAGGAGTTTATTTTTGGCACATACAATTCCGTAACAGAAGACCAATACCTTTTATATAAAGAAAATGTGTACCTTATTAGCGGGTCTTATTCAGAAGCTGCTGCTACCCAGCCTATTGAGCTTATTGATAAGTTGCCTTTAACTAAATCTGAGGAAATTAAATATTTCGATTTTTCTCGTCTTGAACAATGGCAATCTAAAAGATTAAAAGTCACTCGTAATAATAACGAGTGGTCTGCTAATGAGGGCAGTCAATTTAAACAAAACGAGATGGCTGAATGGTTCGATATGACATGGGTTAAAAATCCAGCAAAGTCGGTTGAAAAATCATCTATTGACCTCAGGGTTCCATATAAGAGCTTTGACATCCATACGATAGATGGAAAAAAGATTACTTTTTTACGCTTGCAAGAATCACCTGAGACGAAATTATATAGAGTGGATGAAGGTTTGCTCTACAACTTTGGGAGCGATATTGGATTTACTATGATGAATCCTCCCATTGAACATTCTAAAAAATAA